A DNA window from Lujinxingia litoralis contains the following coding sequences:
- a CDS encoding OmpH family outer membrane protein, with amino-acid sequence MKVQQSNTMSRLAVALLMAMAVIFGGLATASAQDVKIGYVDMQEALNSIEEGKRVKARLEREFAQRQERLDAKQNEVMQMRQELEQQAMMLSEDARRERVTTLQTRMQELQELYLQLQSELAQQEAEATKSIFDRMRGIIATMAREQGYTLILERTESSVLYAADGMNLTTELVRRYNAARN; translated from the coding sequence ATGAAGGTTCAACAGTCCAACACGATGAGCCGTCTGGCGGTAGCACTGCTGATGGCGATGGCGGTGATCTTCGGCGGGCTCGCTACCGCGAGTGCGCAGGATGTGAAGATCGGCTACGTCGATATGCAGGAAGCGCTCAATTCGATCGAAGAGGGCAAGCGCGTTAAGGCTCGGTTGGAGCGGGAGTTTGCGCAGCGTCAGGAGCGCCTCGATGCCAAGCAAAACGAGGTGATGCAGATGCGCCAGGAGCTGGAGCAGCAGGCGATGATGCTCTCGGAGGATGCCCGTCGCGAGCGCGTGACGACATTGCAGACGCGAATGCAGGAGCTTCAGGAACTGTACCTGCAACTTCAGAGCGAGCTGGCTCAACAGGAGGCCGAGGCCACCAAGAGCATCTTTGACCGGATGCGCGGCATCATCGCGACGATGGCCCGTGAACAGGGCTACACGCTGATTCTGGAGCGCACCGAGTCGTCGGTGCTTTACGCCGCCGACGGGATGAACCTGACCACCGAGCTGGTGCGCCGCTACAACGCCGCGCGCAACTAA
- the bamA gene encoding outer membrane protein assembly factor BamA: protein MVDGKLRAATLLGALVIALAAPGALYAQGMPRLERPDILEAAPAAPRQTAELPRGQAGAEGQEVVEVRTSGNRRVETATILDRAQVRAGMALSREQISKDIQRIFSLGYFDDVKVDATQGEEGLVVTFIVEEKPAIDEVRYRGNDAVNTDDIEEVVDLQRFSIVNFADVSRSAAAIQELYREKGHFLAEVDYEITSPPGREDLAIVTFEIREHAKVRVKRVTLLGNEAIDDAELKNIMATREGHWLSFLTRFGNFREQDFQEDLQRLMLYYYHQGYLAVKIGEPTIRLSADKRDLYLTVRIEEGPRHYVESVGVQGDLITDADTLTEMVGLDAGDVLAYGEMQMGMQRIKRLYEDAGYANARVVPLTPSSGEDASRVNLMLNITRGPMVSIGRIEVVGNVKTRDLVVRREMVLGEGDLYSATALEESRQRIERLGYFEQVTVTSQATSSPEVVDLRVEIKERPTGTFQVGAGLSSQESFIFQGQVSQENLFGRGQSLALSVQASGIRRLFNLRFSEPWLMGSRWQFAIDLYNFDYLYQDFSRVSTGGNLTFGYPLGELLGLDIGDSLTTALTYKLEDVEVAPGGYSGTNVQPASPLFTGGLTSSVRLAAYLDTRDNRIFPTRGMYHSAKVEIADGTLTASENEFVKYDVDARFYMPLFWNFVLRLNGNLGYVASTSAERPVPIFERYFAGGPDTIRGFDRYTLGPMRRVPSSSGDPSGALSEFHYGGNKRLVLTAEVEFPIFEAMRVNGVVFADVGNAFDDGTPFTLKLDLFSDESLEYADALRTSVGLGVRWFSPIGPLRFEWGVPLQPLSGERNVVFDFSIQNAF from the coding sequence ATGGTTGATGGAAAGCTACGGGCGGCAACGCTGTTAGGCGCGCTGGTGATTGCGCTGGCCGCGCCCGGCGCGCTTTACGCCCAGGGGATGCCCCGGCTTGAGCGCCCCGATATTTTGGAGGCGGCGCCTGCCGCGCCGCGGCAGACCGCCGAGCTCCCCCGGGGGCAGGCCGGCGCCGAAGGGCAGGAGGTTGTCGAGGTGCGAACCTCGGGCAACCGTCGGGTGGAGACGGCCACGATTCTGGACCGGGCCCAGGTGCGCGCGGGTATGGCGCTCTCCCGGGAGCAGATCAGCAAGGATATCCAGCGAATCTTCAGCCTGGGGTACTTCGACGACGTCAAGGTCGACGCGACCCAGGGTGAAGAGGGCCTGGTGGTGACCTTTATCGTCGAGGAGAAGCCGGCCATCGACGAGGTGCGCTACCGGGGCAATGATGCGGTGAACACCGACGATATCGAAGAAGTCGTGGACCTGCAGCGCTTCTCGATCGTCAACTTTGCCGATGTCAGCCGCAGCGCGGCGGCCATCCAGGAGCTCTACCGCGAGAAGGGACACTTCCTGGCCGAGGTCGATTACGAGATCACCAGCCCGCCGGGGCGAGAGGATCTGGCGATCGTGACCTTCGAGATCCGCGAGCATGCCAAGGTGCGTGTGAAGCGGGTGACGCTGCTGGGCAACGAGGCCATCGACGATGCCGAACTCAAGAACATCATGGCCACGCGCGAGGGGCACTGGCTCTCGTTTCTGACGCGATTTGGCAACTTCCGGGAGCAGGATTTCCAGGAAGATCTGCAGCGCCTGATGCTCTACTACTACCATCAGGGCTACCTGGCGGTGAAGATCGGGGAGCCGACCATCCGCCTCTCGGCTGATAAGCGCGACCTCTACCTGACGGTGCGCATCGAAGAGGGGCCGCGCCACTATGTCGAGTCGGTGGGGGTTCAGGGCGACCTGATCACCGATGCCGACACCCTCACGGAGATGGTGGGGCTGGATGCCGGTGATGTGCTGGCCTATGGCGAGATGCAGATGGGCATGCAGCGCATCAAGCGTCTGTATGAAGATGCCGGCTACGCCAACGCCCGGGTGGTTCCGTTGACCCCGTCCTCCGGAGAGGACGCTTCCCGGGTCAATCTGATGCTCAACATCACCCGGGGCCCGATGGTTTCCATCGGTCGCATTGAGGTGGTGGGTAACGTCAAGACCCGCGATCTGGTGGTGCGGCGCGAGATGGTGCTGGGAGAGGGGGACCTCTACTCGGCCACGGCGCTGGAGGAGTCACGACAGCGTATTGAGCGTCTGGGCTACTTCGAGCAGGTTACGGTGACCAGTCAGGCGACCTCGTCACCGGAGGTTGTGGACCTGCGGGTGGAGATCAAGGAGCGCCCCACCGGGACCTTCCAGGTGGGGGCGGGCCTCTCCAGTCAGGAGAGCTTCATTTTCCAGGGGCAGGTCTCTCAGGAGAACCTCTTCGGGCGTGGGCAATCGCTGGCGTTGAGTGTGCAGGCGTCGGGGATTCGCCGACTCTTTAATCTGCGCTTCTCGGAGCCCTGGTTGATGGGGAGTCGCTGGCAGTTTGCCATCGATCTCTACAACTTCGATTACCTCTATCAGGACTTCTCGCGCGTCTCGACGGGGGGGAACCTGACCTTTGGGTATCCGCTGGGCGAGCTGCTCGGATTGGATATTGGCGACTCGTTGACGACGGCGCTTACCTACAAGCTCGAAGACGTCGAAGTTGCCCCCGGCGGGTATTCGGGCACCAACGTGCAGCCGGCCTCGCCGCTCTTTACCGGCGGGCTGACCAGCAGCGTGCGCCTGGCGGCGTATCTGGACACCCGGGATAACCGCATCTTCCCGACCCGGGGGATGTACCACTCGGCCAAGGTTGAGATTGCCGACGGGACACTGACGGCCAGTGAGAACGAGTTCGTGAAGTACGATGTCGATGCTCGCTTTTACATGCCGCTCTTCTGGAACTTTGTGCTCCGGCTCAATGGTAATCTCGGGTATGTGGCGAGTACGTCGGCGGAGCGTCCGGTGCCGATTTTTGAGCGCTACTTTGCTGGTGGTCCCGATACGATTCGCGGCTTCGATCGCTACACGCTCGGTCCGATGCGGCGAGTGCCCTCGTCGAGCGGTGACCCGTCGGGTGCGCTCTCGGAGTTTCACTACGGCGGGAACAAGCGCCTGGTGCTGACGGCAGAAGTGGAGTTCCCGATCTTTGAGGCCATGCGCGTCAACGGGGTGGTCTTTGCCGATGTGGGGAATGCATTCGATGACGGGACGCCTTTCACCCTGAAGCTCGACCTCTTCAGCGACGAATCGCTTGAGTATGCCGATGCGCTGCGGACGTCCGTGGGCCTGGGAGTGCGTTGGTTCAGTCCCATCGGCCCGCTGCGCTTTGAGTGGGGTGTGCCCCTGCAGCCGCTTTCCGGCGAACGCAACGTGGTCTTTGATTTTAGTATTCAAAACGCATTTTGA
- a CDS encoding FtsX-like permease family protein translates to MAKQRSRVVSIITLIAVSGVALGVTALIVVLSVMGGFKADLTGKILGAKAHVVIQAPDYGPLADAAAVADSALEVEGVLGASPFIESEVMVSSPTNLSGVILRGVDIERVGTVTELLEGLEQGKLEYLRDDSAMMRELEAERSAELDILLDRLDKENRELREAIDARRGESEGQEDLFLEPGDEPVPLIDLDDPMAEGAEPMPAGEEGFMPPLFDDSGAQGWDLPALPGEEGDGESMPPVFDAAFDDPSRVPGLIIGTELATSLQVRLGDEVNVVTPRGEIGPSGPIPRSRPFRIVGIFYSGMYEYDANAAFTALPDAARLLDFEGATGVELRTADVDLSVESADRLRERFSPELRVLDWQEMNSSLFFALKLEKIAMFVVLIFIILVASFSIVAMLIMIVIEKAREIAILKSMGASDGGVMRIFMYQGVVIGAVGAAAGLGLGLLICYLLETVGLPLDSEVYYISTLPVAVNRWEVSAVVVSTIVISFLATLYPSYQAAKMRPVEGLRYD, encoded by the coding sequence ATGGCTAAACAGCGCAGCCGCGTCGTCTCGATCATTACTCTGATCGCGGTCAGTGGCGTGGCGCTGGGGGTCACCGCGCTGATCGTGGTGCTCAGTGTGATGGGCGGCTTTAAGGCCGACCTCACCGGTAAAATTCTGGGCGCCAAGGCGCATGTCGTGATTCAGGCGCCGGATTACGGGCCCCTGGCCGACGCGGCCGCCGTGGCGGACAGCGCGTTGGAGGTGGAGGGCGTCCTCGGAGCCTCCCCCTTCATTGAGAGCGAGGTGATGGTGTCCTCGCCCACCAATCTCAGCGGTGTCATCCTGCGCGGTGTTGACATCGAGCGGGTGGGCACGGTCACCGAACTCCTGGAGGGGTTGGAGCAGGGGAAACTTGAGTATCTTCGCGACGACTCCGCGATGATGCGCGAGCTGGAGGCTGAGCGAAGTGCCGAGCTCGATATCCTGCTGGACCGTCTGGATAAAGAGAATCGGGAGCTGCGCGAGGCGATCGATGCCCGGCGAGGGGAGTCCGAAGGCCAGGAGGACCTGTTTTTGGAGCCCGGTGACGAGCCGGTGCCCTTGATCGACCTGGATGATCCGATGGCGGAAGGGGCCGAGCCGATGCCGGCCGGCGAGGAAGGCTTTATGCCGCCGCTCTTTGATGATTCCGGGGCTCAGGGATGGGACCTTCCCGCGCTGCCGGGCGAAGAGGGCGATGGCGAGTCGATGCCGCCGGTGTTCGACGCGGCCTTTGATGATCCTTCGCGGGTTCCCGGGCTGATCATTGGCACGGAGCTGGCGACCTCGTTGCAGGTTCGTCTGGGCGATGAGGTCAACGTGGTCACGCCTCGTGGCGAAATCGGGCCGTCAGGGCCGATTCCACGCAGCCGGCCCTTTCGGATCGTGGGCATCTTCTACAGTGGGATGTACGAATACGACGCCAACGCCGCGTTTACCGCGCTGCCGGATGCCGCGCGCCTGCTTGATTTTGAGGGGGCCACCGGCGTGGAGTTGCGAACTGCCGATGTGGACCTCTCGGTGGAGAGCGCCGACCGGCTGCGCGAGCGATTCTCCCCGGAGCTGCGAGTGCTCGACTGGCAGGAGATGAACAGCAGCCTTTTCTTTGCGCTGAAGCTCGAAAAGATCGCCATGTTTGTGGTGCTGATCTTTATCATCCTGGTCGCGAGCTTCTCGATTGTGGCCATGCTGATCATGATCGTGATTGAGAAGGCCCGCGAGATCGCCATTCTCAAGTCGATGGGGGCCAGCGATGGCGGGGTGATGCGGATCTTCATGTACCAGGGGGTGGTGATTGGCGCCGTCGGAGCGGCGGCCGGGTTGGGGCTGGGGCTGTTGATCTGTTACCTGCTGGAGACCGTCGGGCTGCCGCTGGATTCGGAGGTGTATTACATCTCAACGCTGCCCGTGGCGGTGAACCGCTGGGAGGTCAGCGCGGTGGTGGTCAGCACGATCGTCATCAGCTTTCTGGCAACACTTTATCCATCGTACCAGGCGGCGAAGATGCGGCCGGTAGAGGGGCTTCGCTATGACTGA
- the prfB gene encoding peptide chain release factor 2 (programmed frameshift), with protein MTREEIRTAISDLRQRLVELGGIFDLAQKRARVEELDAISQDPEFWNDGDRAQATMKERGELMDLIERFEGQLEGLDEAELYLELDAEAEGDPQVIADASELIEGVEREVQTLETRRMLGGEHDDLNAIVSINAGAGGTESQDWASILLRMYLRYCEQKGWKVEIADQQFGDEAGIKSADLRVEGSFAFGHLKAESGVHRLVRISPFDSAKRRHTSFAAVSVAPEIDDDIEIEINDSDLRVDTYRASGAGGQHVNRTDSAVRFTHIPTGIVVACQNERSQHKNRATAMKMLRAKLYEREMQERREKADAEHADQKDVAFGSQIRSYVLHPYKQIKDLRTGYTEGNVDKVLDGGLDPFVEAYLLKAGGQAEDVEDAEV; from the exons ATGACCCGCGAAGAGATCCGCACTGCCATCTCCGATCTTCGTCAACGGTTGGTCGAGCTC GGAGGTATCTTTGACCTGGCTCAAAAGAGAGCCAGAGTTGAAGAGCTTGATGCCATAAGCCAGGACCCGGAGTTCTGGAACGACGGCGACCGCGCCCAGGCCACGATGAAGGAGCGCGGGGAGCTGATGGATCTGATCGAGCGTTTTGAGGGCCAGCTCGAGGGTCTGGATGAGGCCGAACTCTACCTGGAGCTCGATGCCGAGGCCGAGGGCGACCCGCAGGTCATTGCAGATGCATCGGAGCTGATCGAGGGCGTAGAGCGCGAGGTTCAGACGCTGGAAACCCGGCGGATGCTCGGCGGTGAGCACGATGATCTTAACGCCATCGTGTCGATCAACGCCGGTGCCGGCGGGACCGAGAGCCAGGACTGGGCCTCGATCCTGTTGCGAATGTACCTGCGCTACTGCGAGCAAAAGGGCTGGAAGGTGGAGATCGCTGACCAGCAATTTGGCGACGAGGCCGGTATCAAGAGTGCCGACCTGCGCGTGGAAGGCTCCTTTGCCTTCGGGCACCTTAAGGCCGAATCCGGGGTGCATCGTCTGGTGCGTATCAGTCCTTTTGATAGCGCCAAACGTCGTCATACCAGCTTTGCGGCGGTGTCAGTGGCGCCGGAGATCGATGACGATATCGAGATCGAGATCAACGATAGCGATCTGCGCGTCGACACGTATCGCGCTTCCGGTGCCGGTGGTCAGCACGTTAACCGGACCGACTCCGCGGTGCGCTTTACCCACATTCCCACCGGGATCGTGGTGGCCTGCCAGAATGAGCGCTCGCAGCACAAGAACCGCGCCACGGCGATGAAGATGTTGCGCGCCAAACTCTACGAGCGGGAGATGCAGGAGCGCCGCGAGAAAGCCGACGCGGAGCACGCCGATCAGAAGGATGTGGCCTTTGGTAGCCAGATTCGATCGTATGTGCTGCATCCTTATAAGCAGATCAAAGACCTGCGCACCGGATATACCGAGGGCAATGTCGACAAGGTGCTCGACGGAGGTCTCGATCCCTTTGTGGAGGCCTACCTGCTCAAGGCCGGTGGTCAGGCTGAAGATGTCGAAGACGCCGAGGTCTAA
- the eno gene encoding phosphopyruvate hydratase, whose amino-acid sequence MTEIVDVVAREILDSRGNPTVECDVYLESGARGRAAVPSGASTGEHEAIELRDGDSERYLGKGVEQAVQNIEDEIAPELIGEDSANQRRLDDILIGLDGTENKSRLGANALLAVSMASAYAAAEELGLPLYRYIGGLSATVMPVPMMNIINGGSHADNSVDIQEFMVMPVGAGSIKEAVRCGAEIFHALKSVLKSQGYSTSVGDEGGFAPNLKSNREALDQIMSAIEKAGYKAGEDVVLALDCAASEFFDKASKTYKLAGEGRELDVAKMIDFYEELVSAYPIASIEDGLDENDWEGWKQLTDRLGNKVQLVGDDLFVTNARTLARGIEQGVGNSILIKVNQIGTLSETLDAVELAHRNRYTAVISHRSGETEDTTIAHLAVATASGQIKTGSLSRSDRVAKYNELIRIEEELGATASYPGASIFGK is encoded by the coding sequence ATGACTGAAATTGTAGATGTGGTGGCCCGTGAGATACTCGACAGCCGTGGCAATCCGACGGTGGAGTGCGATGTCTACCTGGAGAGCGGGGCGAGGGGGCGTGCGGCGGTACCCAGCGGCGCGTCGACCGGGGAGCACGAGGCCATTGAGCTGCGCGATGGTGACAGCGAGCGTTACCTGGGCAAGGGCGTAGAGCAGGCGGTTCAGAATATTGAAGATGAGATCGCTCCGGAACTCATCGGCGAGGACAGCGCCAATCAGCGTCGGTTGGATGATATTCTCATCGGGCTGGATGGTACCGAAAACAAGAGTCGTCTGGGTGCCAACGCGCTGCTCGCGGTGAGTATGGCCTCGGCCTACGCTGCCGCCGAAGAGCTGGGGCTGCCGCTCTACCGCTACATCGGTGGGCTCAGTGCCACGGTGATGCCGGTGCCGATGATGAACATCATCAACGGCGGGTCCCACGCCGATAACAGCGTCGACATCCAGGAGTTTATGGTGATGCCGGTGGGAGCCGGTTCCATCAAGGAAGCGGTTCGCTGTGGTGCGGAGATCTTCCACGCGCTCAAGAGCGTGCTCAAGTCTCAGGGCTACTCGACTTCGGTGGGCGATGAGGGTGGGTTTGCCCCCAATCTCAAGAGCAATCGGGAGGCCCTCGACCAGATCATGAGCGCGATCGAGAAGGCCGGGTACAAGGCCGGCGAAGATGTGGTGCTCGCGCTGGACTGCGCGGCCAGCGAGTTCTTTGATAAAGCCTCCAAGACCTACAAGCTCGCCGGTGAAGGTCGGGAGCTGGATGTGGCGAAGATGATCGACTTCTACGAGGAGCTGGTCAGCGCCTATCCGATTGCCAGCATCGAAGACGGCCTCGATGAAAACGACTGGGAAGGCTGGAAGCAGCTCACCGACCGCCTGGGCAATAAGGTACAGCTGGTGGGCGACGATCTCTTCGTGACCAACGCCCGGACGCTGGCCCGTGGCATTGAGCAGGGCGTGGGGAACTCGATTCTGATCAAGGTCAACCAGATTGGCACCCTCAGCGAGACGCTGGATGCCGTGGAGCTGGCGCACCGCAATCGCTACACGGCGGTGATCAGCCACCGCTCCGGGGAGACCGAAGATACAACGATTGCCCACCTGGCGGTGGCCACGGCCAGCGGCCAGATTAAGACCGGTAGCCTCTCGCGCTCCGACAGGGTGGCGAAGTACAACGAGCTTATCCGCATTGAGGAAGAGCTTGGTGCGACGGCCAGCTACCCCGGCGCGTCGATCTTCGGCAAGTAA